The genomic DNA CATGGTGCGCTGGAACTCGAAGATGCGCACCCCCGCCTCCAGCATCTCGCGGTAGTAGGCGTGCCCGGCCCAGCGCACGACGGGCGCGTCCGTCAGGCGGCTGGGGAGGAGGAGGCGCACGTCGACGCCGGCGCGGGCGCGGTCGCACAGGATGCGGCGCGTCGGCGGGTCGGGGGCGAAGTAGGGGGAGGTGATCCAGATCCTCCGCCGGGCGCAGGCGAAGGTGATGCTGAACAGGAGGCGCAGCGGGTGCGACGCCTCGGCCGGCGAGGAGATGACGTTGATGTGGCGCGACAGCTCCTCCCCCTCGCCCGGCTCGGGATCGACGTCGCGGGGATAGTAGTCGTCGCCCAGCAGGATCTCGCCGCAGGAGTCGGCCCAGAGCTGGGTGAAGGCGGACTGGAGGTTGTTGGCGAGGCAGCCGCGCACCTCCACCATCACGTCGCGCCAGTGCTCCTCGTCCTCGGCGTCGCCCAGCCACTTGTCCGCCACCGCGGCGCCGCCGGTGAAGCCGATGCGTCCGTCCACGATGATGGCGCGGCGGTGGTTGCGCTTGTAGAAGGAGGTCAGCTTGCCGAACTCGATCGAGTGGAACCACCGGAAGCTCCCGCCCGCCTCCTCCAGCTCCTCGATGCGGTCGCGCGGCACGTCGACGGCGCCGAACGCGTCCAGCATCAGCCGCACCTTTACGCCCGCGCGCTGCCGCTCGATCAGCGCATCGAACATGCGGTCCGACACGCGCCCCGGCTCCCAGATGTAGCACATGAAGTTGATGCTGCGCCGCGCGCCGCGGATCGCCTCCAGCATCGCCGGAAAGATCTCCACGCCGTTGTTCAGCAGGCGCGCCGTGCCGCCCGCCTGGAGCGGCGCGTTCATGGTGCCCGAGAGGCCCAGGAGGAAGTCTTCGGAGCCGACTTCCGGCGTCTCGGTGATCTGGAATGCGGTGGGGCGGCGGCCCCACGCGGCGAAGAGCTTGGTGACGCCCGTGGCGGTGGCGGCGCCGCCCACCACGGCGAGCGCGGCGACCCAGGCGGGGGTGCCGCGCGGCTCGGGCGAGCTCACGAGGCACCCCGCGGGTCAGGCGGCGGGAGGCGCCGGCGCGGGGGTGGGGCGCGCCGGGAGCTGCCCGGGGCGCGGGGATGAAGGCGGCGGCGCTGCTTCGGGAACGGGATTCCTTTCACGTACGACGACCGTCTCGGAGATCTTGTCGTGGATGGCCTGGCGGTTCCGGTCCCAGAACACCTGCGCGAAGCCCAGGAGCCCGGTCACCAGCCCCGCCGCGTAGCCGCCGAATCGCTCGAACGAGCCCCACATGGTCAGCGGCTTGCCGTCCAGACGCAGGACCCGGACCCCCAGGAGCCGCTTCCCCGGCGTCTGCCCCCGCCAGAGCGCGGTGAACGCGGTGAAGTAGAGGCCGGTCCAGCCGAAGCCCAGCCCCAGGTCGTCCAGCAGGTCCTTGAGGCTCGCCAGCAGCCCCTTCTTCTCGTCGCGCTGCTCCTCCGCCCGCTTCGCGCGCTGCTCCATCCTCGCGTTTTCCGCGCGCGCTTCCTTGAGCTTCGCGTCCAGCGCGGTGAGGGTGTCGCCCGCCAGCGCCACGCCCACGCGCGGGCGCAGCGAGTCCGCCGTGGCCGAGTCGCCCGCGGTGACGGCGGCGGCGTAGCGCACCGCCAGCGTCTCCGGCGGCAGCGGCGCGGGCGCCGCCTTCGGGGGCGCGACGAGACCCTCCAGCGCCTCCTCCATCCACGGCTTCTCCGAGTGCTCCCCCAGCTCCGCGAGCGCTTCGCGGATGGCGTCGTCGTCCATCCCCGCCTCGCGGTATCCCACGACCAGGTTCTGGGCGATGGTGCGCGCTTCCTCGGCGTTCCTGGCGTTGTTCAGCGCCACGTACCCGGCGGTCACGCGAAGGGCGGTGCCCAGCCCCGGCTCCGCTTTGGTGGCTGGCGCCTTCGGCCCGCCCCCCGCCGCCGACGCCGCGGCCATCCGGGGCGCCTGCGCAGAGCGCATCTTGCTGCTCCCGTATTCCTGCGCCGCGTTGACTCCGCGCTTCACCACCAGGAACAGGATCAGCGCGCCCGCCGCCCTCACCGCGAACCGCGTGGAGCTCTTCGCCACGGGGCGCGACGCGAAGCGGAAGAAAGCGTACGCCGCGGCCATCGCGAATAGCCAGGGTCCGGCCGACTGCACGAGGACGGTGACGAGGGCGAGGTCGAGCAGGATGGCCGCCAGGCGCCGCGCCGGCCGCGCGAGCTCCATCCCCAGGAGCTGCGGCGCCAGGGCGAAGTGCTCCGGGCGGATGATGTGGCGTGCGTCGCTGTTGCTGGACATCGTGGTCGCTGATGCGGGGGCGGAACGGAGGCGGGAGGTACGGCGGAGAGGCGGCGTGGGATTCGCCGCCAAATCTAATCACCCCAAGCTGTTGATATCAACCTTATTGGCCTCCGCCACCCAGAGACCCCACAGCGGCCCAATCTTTTTTCTCCGCGAGCGCACCACCCGCAGCCCCGCCTCCTCCAGCATCGCCCCGATCTCGCGCTCCGCGTAGGTGCGGACGATGGCGTGCCCCTTCAGCCGCGTCACCGCATCCATCAGCCGCATCGTGGCGAAGTCGCGCGCCCAGTCCGCCACGATGACGCGCCCCCCCGGCCTCAGCACGCGCCGCATCTCCCGCAGCCCGGCCTCCGCGTTCGTCCAGTAGTGGAGCGACGACACCGATGCCACCGTGTCGAACGCGCCGTCTTCGAACGGAAGTGCCTCCGCCGGCGCACACACCAGCGCCGCGCGCGCGCCGTCCCCGATCCTCCCCGCCGCCACCCGCAGCATCTCGGGCGATGGGTCCGCGCCCACGTACCGCTCGGGCGTCACCCCCCATCCGCGCAGGGCGTCGAGCAGCAGCGCCGTCCCGCATCCCACGTCGAGCAACGCCCCGGCCGGCATCTCCGCGAGCCACGGCCGCACCAACTCCATGCTCGCGCGCAGATACGCGGCCCAGCGCCGGTCGTAGCGCGCCGCCGCCTCCGCGTATTCCCGCCGCACGCGCGCGGCGACGACGTCATCCACGTGCTGCACAGGGGAAAACGGAATCGGGCTCGTCCGGGCGAAGAGCCAGGGTGCGAGCCCAAAGGCCGTCCGCCGCGGCGGGGTGACGAAACCGCAACGGCTTCAGCTGCCCAGCGTCCGGTTCAGCAGGTCGGCCAGCCGGTAGCCGGCGATCGCCACCCGCGGCTCGGCGGCATCCCACGCGACGAAGCGGTAGCGCATCGGCGCGCGCTCGCCCCTTACCAGCCACACCGGGTACCCGACGCGCTGCGCGATGCGCATTCCCTCGCGCGACCACTCCTCGAAGGCACCCGGGCGCAGCTTCCCCGCGAGGGTCCGCTGCGGGTAGTCCGCGGCGATGCGGCGGGCGACGCTTCCCACGTAGTCCTCTTCGGTGCGATCCGCCACGCTCCACGGCACGGAAAAGCCGACCAGGCTGTCCCAAAAAGCGTGCAGGTTGTTGAACGGGTAGAGCCCCGCGAGCGTGAACGAGTTGGCGCCGCGGTCGCCGGCGGTGTCCTGCGGAGTGATGCGGGCGCTGTTGTGCATCGGCTGGTGCCCGTCGCCCACCAGGTGCAGCGTCCACGCCAGGTCCACCGCGCGCTCCGCCTGCGGGAGCGACGCGTTCCCCAGCGAGGTGCCGTAGACGGCCATCCGGTTCAGCAGCTCGCCCGCGCGCGGCACGTCCGGCCGGTCGATGATGCGCCCGCCCGGCGTGCGCTGTTCCCAGAAGAAGTTGACGTAGTGCCAGTCGCTGTGCGCGTAGCGGCTCCCCGGGTGCGTGCGGGTGCGGATGAGGTCCGCCCACACGCTGGTGTTCACGAAGAGGTCGCGCTGCCGGTCGGCCAGCGGGCGGTCATCGCCGGGCATCAGCGCGCGGATCCCCGCGTCCTCGGGCGCGGCCATCAGCAGCGCCACCGCCTGCTCGCGCGCCCGCGGCGTCATGTGGTCCCACGCGATGCGCGCCACCACCTTGTGCCCCACCTCGTCCCACGCGCGGGCGGGAGTCGCGGAAAGGAGCGCACCCGCCAGGGCGAGCGCGGTCGCGAAGAGTCGTTTCATAGGTGATCGCACGGTAGAGATTGGGTTGATTGCGGCTCCGCGTGCAATCTTATCACGCGAAGACGCGGAGGCACAGAGACGCCTTCGTCTCCGTGCCTCCGCGCCTCCTCGTGAGCCGCCGTTCAGGCCGCGGCGAGCTCGGCGGCGTGCGGCTGGGCGACGGGAGCGCCGGCGGTCTGGAAGCGCGAGAACTCGCGATCGAGACCCCTGGCGATCTCC from Longimicrobium sp. includes the following:
- a CDS encoding class I SAM-dependent methyltransferase, with the protein product MQHVDDVVAARVRREYAEAAARYDRRWAAYLRASMELVRPWLAEMPAGALLDVGCGTALLLDALRGWGVTPERYVGADPSPEMLRVAAGRIGDGARAALVCAPAEALPFEDGAFDTVASVSSLHYWTNAEAGLREMRRVLRPGGRVIVADWARDFATMRLMDAVTRLKGHAIVRTYAEREIGAMLEEAGLRVVRSRRKKIGPLWGLWVAEANKVDINSLG
- a CDS encoding RDD family protein, whose translation is MSSNSDARHIIRPEHFALAPQLLGMELARPARRLAAILLDLALVTVLVQSAGPWLFAMAAAYAFFRFASRPVAKSSTRFAVRAAGALILFLVVKRGVNAAQEYGSSKMRSAQAPRMAAASAAGGGPKAPATKAEPGLGTALRVTAGYVALNNARNAEEARTIAQNLVVGYREAGMDDDAIREALAELGEHSEKPWMEEALEGLVAPPKAAPAPLPPETLAVRYAAAVTAGDSATADSLRPRVGVALAGDTLTALDAKLKEARAENARMEQRAKRAEEQRDEKKGLLASLKDLLDDLGLGFGWTGLYFTAFTALWRGQTPGKRLLGVRVLRLDGKPLTMWGSFERFGGYAAGLVTGLLGFAQVFWDRNRQAIHDKISETVVVRERNPVPEAAPPPSSPRPGQLPARPTPAPAPPAA
- a CDS encoding phospholipase D-like domain-containing protein, giving the protein MSSPEPRGTPAWVAALAVVGGAATATGVTKLFAAWGRRPTAFQITETPEVGSEDFLLGLSGTMNAPLQAGGTARLLNNGVEIFPAMLEAIRGARRSINFMCYIWEPGRVSDRMFDALIERQRAGVKVRLMLDAFGAVDVPRDRIEELEEAGGSFRWFHSIEFGKLTSFYKRNHRRAIIVDGRIGFTGGAAVADKWLGDAEDEEHWRDVMVEVRGCLANNLQSAFTQLWADSCGEILLGDDYYPRDVDPEPGEGEELSRHINVISSPAEASHPLRLLFSITFACARRRIWITSPYFAPDPPTRRILCDRARAGVDVRLLLPSRLTDAPVVRWAGHAYYREMLEAGVRIFEFQRTMIHSKTLVVDGKWSIVGSANMDIRSKELNQESVIGILDPEFGAQLEASYEDDLRGAREITREYWRNRGPFPKLRERFWETFAEQM
- a CDS encoding S1/P1 nuclease; translation: MKRLFATALALAGALLSATPARAWDEVGHKVVARIAWDHMTPRAREQAVALLMAAPEDAGIRALMPGDDRPLADRQRDLFVNTSVWADLIRTRTHPGSRYAHSDWHYVNFFWEQRTPGGRIIDRPDVPRAGELLNRMAVYGTSLGNASLPQAERAVDLAWTLHLVGDGHQPMHNSARITPQDTAGDRGANSFTLAGLYPFNNLHAFWDSLVGFSVPWSVADRTEEDYVGSVARRIAADYPQRTLAGKLRPGAFEEWSREGMRIAQRVGYPVWLVRGERAPMRYRFVAWDAAEPRVAIAGYRLADLLNRTLGS